One window of the Chitinivibrio alkaliphilus ACht1 genome contains the following:
- a CDS encoding TIGR02147 family protein, with protein MESVFLYSDYRKYMNDYFVYKKQESYGFSYQSFADAAGFKSRGFIYRVMKGVKNLSPASSRQVAKAMDLAKKEIDYFQALVEFNQARDNYARHVAYEKMVEVKRSSRRTPDIALLTDDQIEMHSRWYHPVVRSLIGITEFSGDYQALAEMVTPAITAGQAKKSVRLLCRLGLIETGEDGVFRLTNTTVSTGDEYQSMALQKYYGECFDLAEQAMNTMASSQRNVTGLTLGLS; from the coding sequence ATGGAATCTGTATTTTTATATAGTGATTATCGTAAATACATGAACGACTATTTTGTATACAAAAAACAGGAGTCGTACGGATTCTCCTATCAATCTTTCGCTGATGCGGCGGGGTTTAAGTCTCGGGGGTTTATTTATCGTGTTATGAAGGGCGTGAAGAATCTTTCACCCGCAAGCAGTCGTCAAGTAGCAAAGGCAATGGATCTTGCCAAAAAAGAGATTGATTACTTCCAGGCCCTTGTTGAGTTTAATCAGGCCCGTGATAATTATGCACGACACGTGGCCTATGAAAAAATGGTTGAGGTAAAGCGATCGTCCCGACGTACCCCTGATATCGCTCTTTTGACAGATGATCAAATTGAGATGCATTCCAGGTGGTACCATCCGGTGGTTCGCTCTCTCATAGGTATCACAGAATTTTCCGGTGACTATCAAGCTCTTGCTGAAATGGTTACTCCTGCTATTACGGCGGGACAAGCCAAAAAGTCTGTACGACTTCTTTGTCGCCTCGGTCTTATTGAAACGGGTGAGGATGGCGTGTTTCGTCTGACAAATACAACCGTATCAACGGGAGATGAGTATCAATCCATGGCGTTGCAGAAATACTACGGTGAGTGCTTTGATTTGGCCGAGCAGGCCATGAACACCATGGCTTCCAGCCAACGAAATGTAACAGGGCTCACCCTTGGCTTGTC
- a CDS encoding TIGR02147 family protein: MRPILFNYLEYREYLRDFYTAQKKEKSIFSYRYMAQRLSIDAGYLVKVLQETKHISSDTIPPIIQLCRLTEKEAKYLEHLVAFNKARDEGAIQHHFEALLSLRRNEITTIDEKSCQFYEKWYHTAVRAVISLGGFRGDCASLARSISPPITTEEAQESVTLLEELSLIQKDPSGEYVLTETLISTGSAWKSMTIRNFQRQTLDLAKQSLERQEKECRDISTVSITVAEEELPFIKERIAEFRTLMLNITQETQNHNRVYQLNIQLFPLSETVAPGRECTHGNK; encoded by the coding sequence ATGAGACCGATACTTTTCAACTATCTTGAATACAGAGAATACCTTCGGGATTTCTATACGGCACAAAAGAAGGAAAAATCAATCTTTTCCTATCGCTATATGGCGCAAAGATTGTCCATTGATGCGGGGTATCTGGTAAAGGTACTGCAGGAGACAAAACATATCTCTTCCGATACCATCCCACCCATTATACAATTATGCAGGCTTACTGAAAAAGAAGCAAAATACCTTGAGCATCTCGTTGCCTTCAATAAGGCGCGTGATGAAGGGGCAATACAACACCATTTTGAAGCACTGCTTTCCCTGCGCAGAAATGAAATCACCACCATAGACGAAAAATCCTGTCAGTTTTACGAAAAATGGTATCATACAGCAGTACGTGCTGTTATCAGTCTTGGTGGATTCAGGGGTGATTGTGCCTCCCTGGCCCGTAGCATTTCCCCCCCCATAACCACAGAGGAAGCACAGGAGTCGGTTACCCTCCTTGAGGAGCTGTCCCTTATACAGAAAGATCCATCGGGAGAGTACGTTCTCACGGAAACATTGATATCAACGGGCAGTGCATGGAAGAGCATGACCATACGAAATTTTCAAAGACAGACCCTGGATCTGGCAAAACAATCCCTTGAGCGCCAAGAAAAAGAGTGCCGCGACATATCCACTGTTTCCATCACCGTTGCTGAAGAGGAACTCCCCTTTATAAAGGAACGGATTGCTGAGTTCAGAACTCTCATGCTGAATATAACACAGGAGACCCAAAATCACAATCGGGTCTATCAACTGAATATTCAGCTTTTTCCCCTTTCAGAGACTGTAGCCCCGGGAAGGGAGTGTACCCATGGAAACAAATAA
- a CDS encoding T9SS type A sorting domain-containing protein, with protein MVYNHEPRERIVHFSDGNSFTVPADTLMAFRDDQTGITDTENPMASLQIAQQGNGLMLRGIPSTEEVRLTLTDIQGRTVLQRSLDRQTSQFIPLETSSRGVFIVRITGNNINRTQRLVLY; from the coding sequence GTGGTATATAATCATGAGCCCCGTGAGAGAATAGTCCATTTCAGTGACGGAAACAGTTTTACCGTACCGGCAGATACCCTTATGGCATTCCGGGATGATCAAACCGGTATTACTGACACTGAAAACCCCATGGCATCTCTGCAAATTGCTCAGCAGGGAAATGGCTTGATGCTCCGGGGAATCCCATCAACAGAAGAAGTACGCCTCACCCTTACGGATATTCAGGGAAGGACAGTCTTACAACGCAGTCTGGACAGGCAAACATCGCAGTTTATTCCCCTTGAAACATCATCCCGGGGTGTTTTTATCGTACGCATCACGGGTAATAATATTAACCGTACACAACGGCTTGTGCTTTATTAG